The Arthrobacter russicus genome has a segment encoding these proteins:
- a CDS encoding MFS transporter: MSETSTAQVQSVSRHARQIIASGVGNAVEWYDWYIYSFLAVVFAPQIFDAGDPTAALLSAFAVFAASFLLRPIGGLLVGNLADRIGRKRTLVLTIAAMGLGSLIVGLTPSFAAAGIWAPVILVLGRLISGLSVGGEFAANTVFLVESAPAHRRGFYSSFQYVSTTAGQLLASGLAAWLLNTLSKADMEAWGWRVPFLVGALLSLVGLWIRRGTEETLVVKAETARPGLFDALAKYPKQSLLIVGITISGTILYYTWTTYLPTYATGNGPFEAKDFLIISTIGLFFFMLVQPLVGMLSDRIGRRPLLIGSAGIFAVGIVPGLSLVSQSTFAGALVVTLLGMLVLSGFTAISAAVNAETIPTHVRSAGIGFPYSLTVAVFGGTAPFVGTLFKSWGVPGLFGWYVVALCLISLAVYVFALRETAFKPLPD, encoded by the coding sequence ATGAGTGAAACCTCCACCGCACAAGTCCAATCGGTCAGCAGGCATGCACGTCAGATCATTGCCTCCGGGGTGGGCAATGCGGTGGAGTGGTACGACTGGTACATCTACAGCTTCCTGGCCGTGGTCTTCGCACCGCAGATCTTCGACGCCGGAGACCCGACCGCGGCGCTGCTTTCCGCCTTCGCGGTGTTCGCGGCGAGCTTCCTGCTGCGGCCGATCGGCGGATTGCTGGTGGGCAACCTTGCGGACCGGATCGGCCGGAAGCGCACCCTGGTGTTGACGATCGCCGCGATGGGGCTGGGTTCGTTGATCGTCGGGCTCACGCCCAGCTTCGCCGCGGCCGGAATCTGGGCACCGGTCATCCTGGTGCTCGGGCGTCTGATCTCCGGTTTGTCGGTGGGCGGCGAATTCGCCGCGAACACCGTGTTCCTGGTCGAGTCGGCGCCGGCGCACCGGCGGGGCTTCTATTCGTCCTTCCAATATGTCTCGACCACCGCGGGGCAATTGCTGGCCTCCGGGCTGGCCGCCTGGTTGCTGAACACGCTGAGCAAGGCCGATATGGAAGCTTGGGGTTGGCGCGTGCCGTTCCTGGTCGGCGCACTCCTGAGCCTGGTGGGATTGTGGATCCGCCGCGGCACCGAAGAGACTCTCGTGGTCAAAGCGGAAACCGCCCGGCCAGGGCTCTTCGACGCCTTGGCCAAATATCCGAAGCAGTCGCTGCTGATTGTCGGGATCACGATTTCCGGCACGATCCTCTACTACACCTGGACCACCTATCTGCCGACCTATGCGACCGGCAACGGGCCGTTCGAAGCCAAGGACTTCCTGATCATTTCCACGATCGGGCTGTTCTTCTTCATGCTGGTCCAGCCTCTGGTGGGCATGCTTTCGGACCGGATCGGCCGCCGGCCGTTGCTGATCGGCTCCGCGGGGATCTTCGCCGTCGGCATCGTGCCTGGCCTCTCGCTGGTTTCGCAATCGACCTTCGCGGGGGCGCTCGTGGTCACCCTGCTGGGCATGCTGGTGTTGAGCGGGTTCACCGCAATTTCCGCCGCGGTGAATGCCGAGACCATCCCGACCCATGTGCGCAGCGCCGGGATCGGCTTCCCGTATTCGCTCACCGTGGCGGTCTTCGGCGGCACAGCGCCGTTCGTCGGCACCCTGTTCAAAAGCTGGGGCGTGCCTGGGTTGTTCGGTTGGTACGTGGTGGCGCTCTGCCTGATCTCCTTGGCGGTCTACGTCTTCGCCTTGCGCGAAACTGCGTTCAAGCCGCTCCCCGACTGA
- a CDS encoding DUF1345 domain-containing protein produces the protein MENHSRRARIARRRFLVMAGAALAALLLTGFGDSWLHAPAVAWAVAAGIYDLWVWLAIARMDASTTAAHATEEDPRRDTSNLLITFAAVASLAAVVVVMIDGKGADGPAKLVLAALALGTTALSWLMVHTLYTLRYAEIYYTNRGPDGRIQPGGIDFNQSEPPQYTDFAYMSFSLGMTYQVSDTNIQTRAMRSAALRHSLLAFVFGTGILATTINLVVSLAA, from the coding sequence GTGGAGAATCACTCACGACGGGCCCGGATCGCCCGACGGCGCTTCCTGGTCATGGCCGGCGCCGCATTGGCCGCGCTGCTGCTCACCGGCTTCGGCGACTCCTGGCTGCACGCACCGGCAGTCGCCTGGGCAGTCGCCGCGGGAATCTACGACCTCTGGGTCTGGCTGGCGATCGCCAGAATGGATGCAAGTACGACGGCGGCGCATGCCACCGAAGAGGATCCGCGCCGGGACACGTCGAACCTGCTGATCACCTTCGCCGCGGTGGCCAGTCTGGCCGCCGTCGTGGTCGTGATGATCGACGGCAAAGGCGCAGACGGACCGGCCAAACTGGTCCTGGCCGCATTGGCCCTGGGCACCACGGCGCTGTCCTGGCTCATGGTCCACACGCTCTACACCTTGCGGTACGCGGAAATCTACTACACCAACCGCGGCCCGGACGGGCGGATCCAACCCGGCGGCATCGACTTCAACCAGAGCGAACCGCCGCAATACACGGACTTCGCCTACATGTCCTTCAGCTTGGGCATGACCTACCAGGTCTCGGACACCAATATCCAAACCCGGGCCATGCGCTCGGCGGCCCTGCGGCACAGCCTGCTCGCTTTCGTCTTCGGCACCGGAATCCTGGCCACCACGATCAACCTGGTGGTGAGCCTGGCCGCTTGA
- a CDS encoding M18 family aminopeptidase: MPSAIEHIQDLGRFVGASPSSFHAAAEAGRRLLDGGFSPLFERDQWPGGPGKFFTIRDGAIIAWVVPEAAAATTGFNVLGAHTDSPSFKLKPKPSTGRAGWLQAGVEVYGGPLLNSWLDRELRLAGRLVLRDGRTVLTQTGPLLRFPQLAVHLDRAVNSEGLQLGKQQQMNPVWGLGEASESDLLAVLADAAGVPADQVGGYDIVAADCQEPGVFGGNGEFFASGRLDNLSSVHAGLSALLAFEPQADGPIAVFAAFDHEEVGSGSASGASGPFLADVLRRISNGLAASDDQWRRALAASFCLSADAGHAVHPNYSERHDPANRPQLNAGPLLKINANQRYATDATGAAAFSRLCAEANIPYQEFVSNNDIPCGSTIGPLTATRLGIRTVDVGIPLLSMHSAREMCGVQDPRHLARVTEGFFGTAL; the protein is encoded by the coding sequence ATGCCTTCCGCCATCGAACACATCCAAGACCTGGGCCGCTTCGTCGGCGCCTCGCCGTCGAGCTTCCACGCTGCTGCCGAAGCCGGGCGCAGACTGCTGGACGGCGGATTCTCGCCCTTGTTCGAGCGGGACCAGTGGCCCGGCGGGCCGGGCAAGTTCTTCACCATCCGGGACGGCGCGATCATCGCCTGGGTGGTGCCGGAGGCGGCAGCAGCAACCACCGGTTTTAATGTTCTGGGCGCGCACACGGATTCGCCGTCTTTCAAGCTCAAACCCAAGCCCAGCACCGGCCGGGCCGGCTGGTTGCAGGCCGGCGTCGAGGTTTACGGCGGCCCGCTGCTCAACTCCTGGCTGGACCGGGAACTGCGCCTGGCCGGCCGCCTGGTGTTGCGGGACGGCCGGACGGTATTGACCCAGACCGGCCCGCTGCTGCGGTTCCCGCAATTGGCGGTGCACTTGGACCGCGCGGTGAACAGCGAAGGCCTGCAGCTGGGCAAACAGCAGCAAATGAATCCGGTGTGGGGATTGGGCGAGGCTTCGGAGTCGGATTTGCTGGCCGTGCTCGCGGACGCCGCCGGGGTGCCGGCCGACCAGGTCGGCGGCTATGACATTGTGGCTGCGGATTGCCAGGAACCGGGTGTCTTCGGTGGGAACGGCGAGTTCTTCGCCTCGGGACGCCTGGACAACCTGAGTTCGGTGCATGCCGGGCTGAGCGCGTTGCTGGCTTTCGAGCCGCAGGCAGACGGCCCGATCGCGGTGTTCGCGGCCTTCGACCATGAAGAGGTCGGCAGCGGTTCGGCCTCCGGAGCTTCCGGACCGTTCTTGGCCGATGTGCTGCGCCGGATTTCCAATGGCCTGGCGGCGAGCGACGACCAGTGGCGGCGGGCCCTGGCCGCTTCGTTCTGCCTTTCCGCCGATGCCGGGCACGCCGTGCACCCGAACTATTCCGAACGGCATGATCCGGCGAACCGGCCGCAGCTCAATGCCGGGCCGTTGTTGAAGATCAATGCGAACCAGCGCTACGCCACGGACGCCACCGGTGCCGCAGCGTTCTCCAGGCTGTGCGCCGAAGCAAATATTCCGTATCAGGAATTTGTTTCGAACAACGATATTCCCTGCGGTTCGACGATCGGACCGCTGACCGCGACCCGACTGGGAATCCGTACCGTGGACGTCGGCATTCCGTTGCTGTCGATGCATTCGGCCCGGGAGATGTGCGGGGTCCAGGATCCGCGCCACCTGGCCCGGGTCACCGAAGGGTTCTTCGGTACCGCACTCTGA
- a CDS encoding PadR family transcriptional regulator, protein MSEPSTESQPGNEPPALTPTAWAILGYLSLKSQSGYEILRAARESIAEFWGVSPGQLYPQLQNLAELGFIQAQGAAEGPRAKQQWSLTEAGQQALQQWFTAPSEPLKIRDEALAKLFFAAKGGPAGRDSGLLARLQAERRRIQAQLDRTLAAALPDGPLPDPQEAAKLGAPELAVRYGAHAARTARHWAKDLLGKDPRNRAEP, encoded by the coding sequence ATGTCCGAGCCGAGCACCGAATCCCAGCCGGGTAACGAACCGCCGGCTTTGACCCCGACTGCTTGGGCGATCCTGGGCTATCTCTCACTGAAATCGCAGAGCGGATACGAAATCCTGCGCGCCGCCCGGGAATCGATCGCCGAGTTCTGGGGCGTCAGCCCCGGCCAGCTCTACCCGCAGCTGCAGAACTTGGCCGAACTCGGATTCATCCAAGCCCAAGGCGCGGCCGAAGGCCCCCGGGCCAAGCAGCAATGGTCGTTGACCGAGGCGGGCCAGCAGGCGCTGCAGCAATGGTTCACCGCACCGTCGGAGCCATTGAAGATCCGGGACGAGGCCTTGGCCAAACTCTTCTTCGCCGCGAAGGGCGGGCCGGCCGGCCGCGATTCCGGACTGCTCGCCCGGCTGCAGGCCGAGCGCCGTCGAATCCAGGCCCAGCTGGACCGGACGCTCGCCGCGGCGCTGCCGGACGGCCCGCTCCCCGACCCGCAAGAAGCCGCAAAGCTCGGCGCCCCGGAACTCGCAGTGCGCTACGGCGCGCACGCCGCACGGACTGCCCGGCACTGGGCCAAAGACCTGCTCGGCAAAGACCCTCGCAACCGGGCGGAACCATGA
- a CDS encoding ABC1 kinase family protein, with product MSVETSLNEALLSIPAWIVTIGLFAFSAGFLARRLLGVPIGWPRSIVVGLIVYAAGAPVATLFASTSGLSAGTELSPSALGAAALIVVLSFAWAFAFGIGLLVLVEVLWPTGSIPTPLAYFRARRASKARRRRYFRVAALAIRNGLLRPVGARAIQSGTPEATRTARALAKTLNQAGVSFIKLGQTMSTRADMLPAEYISELSVLQTRAEPENWTDLEPALAAALGAPVDQVFASVSTEPLASASVAQVHAAVLPNGDAVVVKVQRPQALAQVTVDLDIIERFAGTLENRTGWGKALGVKALASGFADSLREELDYTAELESMRTIASGASTIRIPTVYPELSSKRVLVMERLDGVPLGEADFSAVPAPERQRLAESLLRGVLAQVVVSGVFHADLHPGNILLLASGELALLDFGSVGRLGKDTRTSLAGFLVAVKAEDNVAAAERLLEMLDPPPELDRRQFERDLGVLLTYLGGSTSSLVTRLFRLVQQHALGVPAQLAAALRAIGALEGSIKLIEPGFDVIAEAQKQSSSLLASMYSAESLKHLLASNAIGLVSALQRLPGNLSSLSEKIEQGTLQVRVRQFSDAGDRSFLTSLAHEGIVALIAIAAVIGSIVLVGLDTGPMLAPNLRLYTFFGYTLALGGFVFGLRTLVRAFRGKRER from the coding sequence ATGAGCGTGGAGACATCCTTGAATGAAGCCCTGCTGAGCATTCCGGCCTGGATCGTCACGATTGGCCTTTTCGCCTTCAGCGCCGGATTTCTGGCTCGGCGGCTGCTCGGCGTGCCTATCGGCTGGCCGCGTTCGATCGTCGTCGGATTGATCGTCTACGCCGCCGGGGCCCCGGTGGCGACCCTCTTCGCCTCGACCTCGGGGTTGAGCGCCGGCACTGAACTGTCTCCGTCCGCCCTGGGCGCAGCCGCGCTGATCGTGGTGCTGTCCTTCGCCTGGGCTTTTGCCTTCGGCATCGGGCTTCTGGTCCTGGTCGAAGTGCTCTGGCCCACCGGATCCATTCCCACGCCCTTGGCTTACTTCCGGGCCCGGCGCGCGTCCAAGGCCCGCCGCCGGCGTTACTTCCGGGTGGCCGCCCTGGCGATCCGGAATGGACTGCTGCGCCCGGTCGGCGCCCGCGCCATCCAGTCGGGGACCCCGGAGGCCACACGCACTGCCCGGGCGCTGGCCAAAACCTTGAACCAAGCGGGCGTGAGCTTCATCAAACTCGGCCAGACAATGTCCACCCGGGCAGATATGCTCCCTGCGGAATATATTTCCGAACTGTCCGTGCTGCAGACCCGGGCGGAGCCGGAGAACTGGACGGATCTGGAACCGGCCCTGGCCGCCGCCCTCGGCGCTCCTGTGGACCAGGTATTCGCCTCGGTCAGCACCGAACCGCTCGCCTCGGCATCGGTGGCGCAAGTGCATGCTGCGGTACTGCCGAACGGGGACGCCGTCGTGGTCAAAGTGCAGCGTCCGCAGGCGTTGGCCCAAGTCACTGTGGACCTGGACATCATCGAACGGTTCGCAGGGACTCTGGAAAACCGCACCGGCTGGGGCAAAGCCCTCGGCGTCAAGGCGCTGGCGAGCGGATTCGCCGATTCGCTGCGTGAAGAACTCGACTACACCGCCGAGCTGGAGAGCATGCGGACGATTGCCTCCGGCGCTTCCACGATCCGGATTCCGACGGTCTACCCCGAGCTCTCCTCGAAGCGGGTTCTGGTGATGGAAAGGCTCGACGGCGTGCCACTCGGCGAAGCCGATTTCAGTGCGGTTCCGGCGCCGGAGCGGCAACGCCTGGCGGAGTCCTTGCTGCGCGGCGTGCTGGCCCAGGTAGTGGTCTCCGGAGTGTTCCATGCGGACCTGCACCCGGGGAACATCTTGCTGCTGGCCTCCGGCGAACTGGCGCTGCTGGACTTCGGATCGGTGGGCAGGCTCGGCAAGGACACCCGGACTTCGTTGGCCGGCTTCCTGGTTGCGGTCAAGGCTGAGGACAATGTGGCGGCGGCCGAGCGATTGCTGGAAATGCTGGATCCACCCCCGGAGCTGGATCGGAGGCAGTTCGAACGGGATCTGGGCGTGCTGCTCACCTACCTGGGCGGATCGACGTCGTCCTTGGTGACCCGGCTGTTCCGTCTGGTCCAGCAGCACGCGCTGGGTGTACCGGCTCAGCTTGCCGCCGCACTGCGGGCAATCGGGGCGCTGGAAGGTTCGATCAAGCTGATCGAGCCGGGCTTCGACGTGATCGCCGAGGCGCAGAAGCAGTCCTCGTCCTTGTTGGCCTCGATGTACTCAGCCGAGTCGTTGAAGCACCTGCTGGCCTCGAACGCGATCGGCCTGGTCTCCGCGTTGCAGCGGCTGCCGGGGAATCTGAGCAGCTTGAGCGAGAAGATCGAACAGGGAACCCTGCAGGTGCGCGTCCGGCAGTTCTCCGATGCCGGCGACCGGAGCTTCCTGACCTCCTTGGCGCACGAAGGGATCGTGGCGTTGATCGCAATCGCCGCGGTGATCGGCAGCATCGTGCTGGTGGGCCTCGACACCGGGCCGATGCTGGCGCCGAATCTGCGGCTGTATACGTTCTTCGGCTATACCCTGGCGCTTGGCGGCTTCGTGTTCGGACTGCGCACGCTGGTGCGGGCGTTCCGAGGCAAGCGCGAGCGCTAA
- a CDS encoding cupin domain-containing protein produces MSNLINRPEGRLDSAEIARRTIRRADWVACNAAFIDCRTPGSDQKENYAFVGPGVSQNPNQYVNLAEPHGFNTGAAGMPRGISNNLHLHFTAEVFINLGGEFRLRWGVDGKQGEYIAKDGDIVSIPTWIFRGFTNEGSDEGILYTVLGHDETGGIIWGPSVLREAESYGLHLTADNRLIDTVAGDTLPTDVALIKPMEQEYIDELTDYSAEDMRSRVVQPNDRVYSRRGLLCNGLPAGGAELSLAIGYGMSEDRRQVPPIHEPHSFNIAWLRARPAEGLLRHRHDRPQVVLVKSGRWLVTLDADGGSAVELGPSDSLSVPADVWRELRCLEAGSSAATEGTGEVLVINPGDGRVRLEWAPEVVTAARAAGWVLDPNGYLAPAAVMAGAAEDD; encoded by the coding sequence ATGAGCAATCTCATCAACCGTCCCGAAGGGCGCCTCGACAGCGCCGAAATTGCACGTCGAACGATTCGCCGCGCGGACTGGGTGGCCTGCAACGCGGCATTCATCGACTGCCGTACTCCGGGTTCCGATCAGAAAGAGAATTACGCCTTCGTCGGACCCGGCGTTTCGCAGAATCCCAATCAATACGTAAATTTGGCGGAGCCCCACGGCTTCAATACCGGTGCCGCCGGAATGCCACGAGGGATCAGCAACAATTTGCATCTGCACTTCACAGCTGAGGTTTTCATCAACCTGGGCGGTGAATTCAGACTGCGTTGGGGGGTCGACGGGAAACAGGGAGAATATATTGCCAAAGACGGAGATATTGTCTCGATACCCACTTGGATTTTCCGGGGATTCACCAATGAAGGCTCGGACGAGGGGATACTTTACACCGTGCTCGGCCACGATGAGACCGGCGGAATCATCTGGGGTCCATCGGTGCTGCGGGAGGCGGAATCTTATGGGCTTCACCTGACCGCGGACAATCGCCTCATCGACACGGTTGCCGGCGACACGCTTCCGACGGACGTTGCCTTGATCAAGCCGATGGAGCAGGAATACATCGACGAATTGACCGATTATTCTGCCGAAGACATGCGTTCTCGAGTGGTGCAACCCAATGACCGGGTTTACAGTCGCCGGGGACTTCTTTGCAACGGCCTGCCCGCCGGCGGTGCCGAACTCAGCCTGGCCATTGGCTATGGCATGTCTGAAGACCGCCGCCAGGTTCCGCCGATTCATGAGCCGCACAGTTTTAACATCGCTTGGTTGCGGGCGCGGCCCGCGGAAGGCCTGCTGCGCCACCGTCATGACCGCCCCCAAGTTGTGCTGGTCAAGAGCGGGCGATGGCTCGTGACGCTTGACGCGGACGGAGGCTCGGCGGTGGAGCTGGGCCCTTCGGATTCTTTGTCGGTTCCAGCGGACGTATGGCGTGAACTGCGCTGCCTCGAAGCTGGCAGCTCGGCAGCCACCGAGGGTACCGGGGAAGTCCTGGTGATCAATCCCGGTGATGGTCGAGTCCGTTTGGAGTGGGCTCCCGAAGTAGTCACCGCAGCACGGGCGGCGGGCTGGGTCCTCGACCCCAACGGCTATTTGGCACCGGCTGCGGTCATGGCTGGTGCGGCGGAAGACGACTGA
- a CDS encoding ester cyclase — protein MPLDPVAYHPYQNPDDFIREVTDLIWVERQIGFIRENYEPNSIVHGSYGTSTSRQEVIEGCLMRISDAPEHIGQAGDVVWEARGNDAFLSSHLVLSGETGYKVVGKTIANCLYRRGRMVEEWVVRDELAQTLALGLDPSEVARTKSFRGYTGSFAQPGPVDVIAAGDSGPRPDDYRREVEIVLAMIQQVWNDRDLKQVDEFFLRDLTLHTIGNELVIRPEGYRRRLLHFLDAFPSGQFEVRDIQTQDAVRYGGLRIAVTWKFTGAYNGRARFGATTGSPVEILGISQFLFHDGRISREIKLWDDIAVRAQINAARGDGPEPNANIY, from the coding sequence ATGCCCCTCGATCCGGTTGCCTATCACCCATACCAGAATCCTGACGATTTCATCCGGGAGGTCACCGACCTCATTTGGGTCGAACGCCAGATCGGGTTCATCCGGGAGAACTATGAGCCGAATTCAATCGTGCACGGCTCGTACGGTACTTCGACCTCGCGCCAGGAAGTCATCGAGGGATGCCTGATGCGAATCTCGGACGCACCCGAACACATCGGACAAGCAGGCGATGTGGTTTGGGAAGCGCGTGGCAATGATGCATTCCTCAGTTCGCACCTGGTGCTCTCCGGCGAAACCGGTTACAAGGTGGTGGGTAAAACGATTGCCAATTGCCTTTACCGACGGGGCAGGATGGTCGAAGAATGGGTTGTCCGTGATGAACTTGCACAGACCTTGGCCCTGGGCCTCGACCCGAGCGAAGTGGCACGAACCAAGAGTTTTCGCGGTTACACCGGTTCATTTGCGCAACCCGGACCAGTGGATGTCATTGCCGCCGGGGATTCTGGTCCCCGACCGGACGATTACCGCAGAGAAGTCGAGATTGTTCTGGCAATGATTCAACAAGTCTGGAACGACCGGGACCTGAAACAGGTCGATGAGTTTTTCCTGAGGGACCTCACCCTGCACACCATCGGCAATGAGCTGGTCATCCGGCCGGAGGGGTACCGGCGGCGATTGCTGCACTTCCTCGACGCATTCCCCTCTGGGCAGTTTGAGGTCCGCGACATTCAGACCCAGGACGCGGTCCGATATGGGGGCCTGCGCATTGCAGTGACTTGGAAATTCACCGGCGCCTATAACGGAAGGGCGCGCTTCGGCGCAACCACCGGTAGTCCCGTGGAAATCCTGGGCATCTCGCAGTTCCTGTTCCACGATGGACGGATCTCCCGAGAAATCAAGTTGTGGGATGACATTGCGGTGCGTGCGCAAATCAACGCCGCACGTGGCGATGGGCCGGAGCCCAACGCGAATATTTACTGA
- a CDS encoding LacI family DNA-binding transcriptional regulator, with product MVVTSRDVARLAGVSQPTVSRALRDDPRVSQATKKRIREAAERLGYVPSEAGRALSSGRTRRIGLLLTDLENQFYSHIIAPAHEQLQSRGYQLMLHTEAVDTETVAERLISNGLDGVLLATSKVDSVVPLRLRDRELPFVYFNRTSSSVQADSAEVDPIPGMVQMADALFERGHRRIAAIFGPADTSTGVGRELALREALARHGISLSAEYVHRGPFDTMTGFTATRALLEAAQPPTAIVCGNDVVAFGALNAARCIGAEVPADVSIIGFDDLPAASWPIIRLTTVSFDLEAMVRRAADLLVRRIEEPDRPVEQCKFRSELVVRDTLGSIS from the coding sequence ATGGTCGTCACGAGCCGTGATGTCGCACGCTTGGCCGGTGTTTCACAACCGACGGTTTCGCGCGCCTTGCGCGACGATCCGCGAGTGTCCCAAGCGACGAAGAAGCGGATTAGAGAAGCTGCCGAGCGACTGGGCTACGTTCCGAGTGAGGCGGGGCGCGCGCTCTCCAGTGGTCGCACGCGCCGGATCGGCCTGTTGCTGACCGACCTCGAGAATCAGTTCTATTCGCACATCATCGCGCCTGCCCATGAACAGCTCCAGTCGCGCGGCTATCAGCTGATGCTGCACACGGAGGCAGTGGATACCGAGACTGTTGCCGAACGCCTCATTTCCAACGGCCTGGACGGGGTCCTCTTGGCGACTTCGAAGGTCGATTCGGTGGTGCCGTTGCGGCTACGCGACCGTGAACTCCCTTTCGTCTACTTCAACCGCACGTCCTCGTCCGTTCAAGCGGATTCGGCGGAGGTTGATCCGATTCCCGGGATGGTCCAAATGGCGGACGCCCTCTTCGAGCGCGGGCATCGACGGATCGCCGCCATCTTCGGCCCTGCTGATACCAGTACCGGAGTCGGCCGCGAACTTGCCTTGCGGGAAGCCCTCGCCCGGCATGGCATTTCGCTTTCCGCCGAGTACGTGCATCGGGGTCCTTTCGACACGATGACCGGGTTCACCGCGACGCGAGCCCTGTTGGAGGCGGCGCAGCCACCGACGGCCATTGTCTGTGGGAATGACGTTGTCGCTTTCGGTGCGCTCAATGCGGCCCGCTGCATCGGGGCCGAGGTCCCGGCAGATGTGTCGATTATCGGGTTCGACGATTTGCCTGCCGCTTCGTGGCCGATCATCCGGTTGACTACGGTGTCCTTCGATTTGGAGGCAATGGTGCGCCGGGCGGCGGATCTTTTGGTCCGACGCATCGAAGAGCCCGATCGGCCTGTGGAGCAATGCAAATTCCGATCCGAGCTGGTTGTCCGAGACACGCTGGGCAGTATCTCCTAA
- the hisD gene encoding histidinol dehydrogenase — protein sequence MVQHLKHASSKSFADTGHTEVADRVRQIITEVRSEGDKAVRKYAELFDRQTAASFRVPEAHIAEIMDTLDQQIIDDIVFVQDQVRTFARAQRASMQDVEIETLPGVFLGHRHIPVQAVGSYIPGGKYPLTASAHMTIITAKVAGVPRVVACTPPIRGEVPAATIAAMKLAGADEIYLLGGVQAVASMALGTESMERVDMIAGPGNAYVAEAKRQLFGEIGIDLFAGPTEILIIADADADPFLIAVDLLSQAEHGPDSPAILVTTSARLGQWVLEYIERILPGMPTKDFAEPAWRDWGQVIVVDDLDQAYALGNRLAAEHVQVFTADPAAALMKMHNYGALFLGENTCVSYGDKVIGTNHVLPTLGAARYTGGLWVGKFLKTATYQYIENPVSAAELGRVCGRAARVELFDGHARAGDVRAWRHGGDDFDWITQALADAPRGSGK from the coding sequence ATGGTTCAGCACTTGAAACATGCGTCGTCCAAATCGTTCGCCGACACCGGCCACACGGAAGTGGCGGATCGGGTTCGACAAATCATCACCGAGGTAAGAAGCGAGGGCGACAAAGCCGTCCGCAAATACGCCGAACTCTTCGACCGGCAGACTGCGGCCTCGTTCCGGGTCCCCGAAGCCCACATCGCAGAAATCATGGACACCCTCGATCAGCAAATCATCGATGACATCGTTTTTGTCCAGGACCAGGTCCGCACTTTTGCCAGGGCGCAAAGAGCCTCCATGCAGGACGTCGAAATCGAAACCCTTCCCGGCGTCTTCCTCGGACACCGGCATATTCCGGTACAGGCCGTAGGTTCATACATTCCGGGCGGGAAGTATCCCTTGACTGCCTCGGCGCACATGACGATCATCACCGCAAAGGTAGCCGGAGTGCCTCGCGTCGTGGCATGCACGCCACCAATCCGAGGCGAAGTCCCAGCGGCGACCATCGCCGCGATGAAGCTCGCCGGCGCGGACGAAATCTACCTCCTGGGCGGCGTGCAGGCTGTGGCCTCGATGGCACTCGGCACCGAGTCGATGGAACGGGTCGATATGATCGCGGGCCCCGGAAACGCTTACGTCGCTGAGGCCAAACGCCAGCTGTTCGGCGAAATCGGTATCGATCTGTTCGCCGGACCGACTGAAATCCTGATCATCGCCGACGCCGACGCCGACCCGTTTCTGATCGCGGTAGACCTCCTGTCCCAGGCAGAGCACGGCCCTGATTCCCCCGCGATTCTGGTCACCACCTCGGCTCGGCTCGGCCAATGGGTTCTCGAATACATCGAACGGATCCTCCCGGGCATGCCCACCAAGGACTTCGCTGAACCGGCTTGGCGCGACTGGGGCCAAGTCATCGTCGTGGATGACCTGGATCAGGCGTATGCCTTGGGCAATCGGCTTGCTGCCGAGCACGTCCAGGTATTCACTGCCGACCCGGCGGCCGCCCTGATGAAAATGCACAATTACGGTGCCCTCTTCCTGGGCGAGAACACCTGCGTCTCGTACGGCGACAAGGTCATCGGCACCAATCATGTGCTGCCCACGCTCGGAGCCGCCCGGTATACCGGTGGATTGTGGGTTGGAAAGTTTCTCAAGACCGCCACATATCAATACATTGAAAACCCGGTTTCGGCCGCGGAGCTCGGTCGGGTTTGCGGCCGGGCGGCCAGGGTGGAGCTGTTCGATGGGCATGCCCGTGCGGGGGATGTGCGCGCTTGGCGGCATGGGGGCGACGACTTCGACTGGATAACGCAAGCACTGGCAGATGCGCCGAGGGGGTCGGGAAAATGA